The region TAGAGACCGTATGTTCGGGATCTAAACATGGAGGTAACCGAAGAACCGTATAATAGCTAGCTCTCAAAGAActcaaaataaagaaaagaatcgttttgttttgcgaagtatctacatatgtttatttacacgtatatatattttacatcAATCATTGGTGGCACGGCACAGATCAATCAACAAGAAACATCCAACATAATAGAGTACACTATGACATTAAACTATGATCATTTGGGGGGTTACACGATAGAAATAATTTCGATAATAAATTAGTATactttaatttcaattttgcaCATTCCACAGCATGATAGTTTATCCAAATTACAAGGTGCTCGCTTCGATATGTGGGATATTGTGTAGGCCGGTGTCGGGATTGGACCAGTAATAGTAGGGGGGACCTTGGCTGAAGCAATATTTCATGTCAAGAGTCTCCCCATGGTCCACATAGTACATAAGGTAAAAATTGCACATTTCATCTTCGTTGGTGGGGCTGCAAAGGACACGAAAATGTACTTCCTGGCGGTAGAAACGGTACACGAGTGCGTGTGCTATAGATATGATGTACATACCCAATTTTAGTTATCCGATGACGGGTATTTTTGATGGTACACCTCATGGCGAGCTGATCGCCGCTCAAAATGGGTTCGGTGTTCGTGACATTGTAAAACATCTGAGGCGTAAGCGGATCCCGCTTTCCAAGTTGAACCCATTCTTGAATTCCCTCGCTATTCGATCGCACTCTATATCCAGCCACAACCTTTCCCATTTCATGAGTGTGCACACGATAGGCAAATGGAAATAGTACTTTATTCTCAGTTATTTCGCAAGCTGATTCCATGTGCTCTGTTTTCATTGCGGGAATTATTCCGTCTGTGCCCAATAATAGTGTGCCAGCTAACTTTTGAAGGCTGTTGAGAAAGTGTGTAAGACCCTAATGCAATCGCTTAAAATGAAAGAGCAGACTTACGGCTTTTCTGTGTAGTCCAGGAACACGCCAGAGTCATCGGTGGAACCATCTGGAAACCAAAGCAAAAACTTGTTTCACTCGTACGAGTACCACCCTCCCACTGAGGAAACTTGTTGTTTACTCACCCTTGAATCTGTCAACGTGAGCGTAGTGCACTTGCAGTACCAAATACTTGGTTGGCGAGTCCTTGCCAACCTTAAAGCCAACACCCGCAGGCAAACTTACCTTTTGGGCATCTCTCGCCCATGCATATAGGATCTAAGTTGAGAACAAATATATACCATACACACATTAATTTGGTAGGCACTTTACAAATGTACACAATAAATAGTAAGCCACGAGCAACCTCGATTCTACTGTACATGTAGCTACTCCGCACAGTGTAATCAGTTAACCAGAACAAAACGtctgcatatgtatatatgtatgtacatatgtaggcaTTTGCTTACGAGGTTAAAGTCAAGGACTGGTTACATTACAGCTTTTGCCTTGAACACAGTAAAACATTTACGTATTCAAAATGTAATGGAATCACTATCGTAGTAGTATCTATCAGAATGagttatatttagttttatttacgTATTTTTATAGTAAGGAATTAGTATTGTTTTGATTCTAAAATCCCCTTTGGACATTGCAAATTTTGAGTCTGTAAGTTTTTCACCAAGAATTTagccatacatacatatattgttaTATATGTTATATGTAGTTTAGAGGATACCCCATAGGTATTTGAAATATGGCCGCTACGATCTGCTGCAAGTGCGATAAAGAAATCGACGACCAGGCAATATGCAGCTCTGGCAAGTCGTACCATCCGGAGCACTTCACATGTACGGAGTGCGAGAAGCCCATAGGAATGTCGGAGTTTAAGCTTCTGAAAAACGAGCTGGTTTGCAGCGAGTGCTTTCTGAAAAAGCATGCCCCCAGGTGCTATGCCTGCGGCTCTCTTATTCGGGAGCGTGCCATTGCTGCGGTTGGACGCAAGTGGCACGAAGAGTGTTTCAAGTGCGTCGGGTGCTGTCAAAACCTGTTGACTTCGACGTTCTTCGAAGTCAACGGGTATCTGTTCTGTAAGGATGACTTCCGAGAAGCCTTTTCGTCCCGTTGCGCCGGCTGTGGAGAGCCCATCGACAAGAAAGCCATAGTCGCCTTGAACACGAAATGGCACCCTCGTTGCTTCGAGTGCTTCAACTGCGGAGAGCGTATTGCCACTGATAACTTCAATATCGAGGACGGAAACCCGTTCTGCCTAAAGTGTAGTGGAGAACCCACCCGAaatcaaattacaaattaaaatgttcCAAAATTTAAGCTGTTAAATAGGATTTTGTTAGCTTCTATCACACTACTGGTTCCCAATCGAAGGATTATCACATTTACCTGAGAGTGAGAACGAGGTCCGCAGGGGCTGGCCTTTTCCTCAGCCGTTGCTTGGGCCATTTCTCCGCAGTTCCTGTTTCAGAGAAAATACATACGTTATGTTATTGGTTGTACAAGTTTATTGAAAAAAACTCACCAAGTGCTTTTGGTTGTTCCTGGCTCGCCACACCCGTACAGAAGCATGTGATGAGCCGTGTTCATGGTTGCATTCGGATTAAATCCAACTTTagaaaaacaatgaaattacaaaatgtttaatgGAAAGCTTCTATGACTTTTTGACGTACCAATATAGTATGTGGTAGTTGGATCGACTTTTATTggagtgcacaagtacaaatcCGGCTATATGTTAGTAATAAgtacataaaaaaacaaataaaataattttagaTTAGTTATTTAGAAACAATATGCATACTCGAGGGTTCTTACAAGTGCAAAGTGTATATTATTAAACGTATTTCCCCCACGcatatattattttgtatgtacatatgtatttatgtatctaTCTACAGAGCACCGCGCAACTTGCAGGCCGTGTCCTAGGGCAAACCGCAATCTACAGGTTTCAATGCATCCCATATGGCAAAGTCTATTTGTGTGTATCTACACAGAAATAAAAGAGTAACCAACCATATGGAACAGTTTCCTGTATAACTTATTCATTTGTACATAGTATTATTGCTATTGGATTTTTTGCGGAGCATCTGTAGATtgttatacatacatacaggcACATGTAATCGTACTTTTGTGGCACAAACCATATGACActtgaaaaaaaattaatttccgaTGTACTACTCACAGTTTTCGGTGAAACCAAGGGCATCAGGAAGGGGAAAGATCCTGTGGAGCCTGTTGCGGATTCATAACTATTCCTTCGGTACATCCCCTGGTCCACCAGGCTGTACACACTTATTAAATTGACTAGCAAAATGTAGCAACAGGGCATTGAGATTCCAATCTTTCGAGCCATTTTCGCGTCCTTTTATGTGTCTATATtctattttaatattaattaaggAAATTAAAACAAAGAATCTACGTGGAAGAACTGTTCTGCTCGTTTCGTTTGCCTAGGTTTTAGTTCTGTGTATTTGTGAGATACATTTTACACACGTAGGCCCAGCTTAGTATATGTGAAGTGTTGTTATCGATGTTTAAAACCCACATATCGATAACAGTGCTGGAAATATCCACAAACCGCCCTGAACAtatggtttatttttaaaaaggCCACAGCGCAATTTGCTTGTAATTTCATGCTCAATATTCTGAACAGAAATAAAATGTCATTAAAAAATTTGCAAGTGAGACCGTATCCAATTTGAATGGTAGTAAATCATGAAAATGTTTGTTCGCATGCGCCAACCAATTGATTTTTGTGATAAACACGGTTCCGTTCCCATGTTTTGAGTGTCTTATTTCTTGATATTATTGTAGGCTGCTTCAAATTATAAGATTGCACAAGCTGagctggaaaatattttaactATAAATGGCGGATCAATGCGGCATGGTGGAACCTACTAATGGTATGCCCCCATAAACCCAGTCCATCTATTGACCCTGGTGTAGCTATggatttgttttgattttgccATTAAGAATTaaacatataaaaaaatgttaaaagcTTTTACTATATAGTATTCAATTGAATGTCAATCAGTTTTTTGTCAACAAAATTAAGCAAGTAACAGCAAATAGTATCGCAATGATATATTATTTGCAGAAAATGCGGATTTCATTTAATTAGTGGCAAATTATATGTATTTCAGGCGAAAGCACTTATCAAGACACATCGAGTATTTTAAATATGATGGATCCAAACACCTTTAATATGCCGCCTCCCAACTTACATTCGTCGAAGGGGATAAACCCGAATAAGGCGATATTTACGATAGACTCAAATACAGGACAGATCTTCATTGTGAACAACAAAGCATGCCACTTGTTGGGATATACGTCGCAGGAGTTACGGAACAAAAGTTTTTTTGATTTACTAAATTGTAAAACGGAAAGTCACATTTCGTCATTGGCGGAAATGCAGATTGATGTCGATGAGGGAAGAGTTGTCCTTCTCAGTGGCAAAGTGATAGAAATGAAGACAAAACAGAGCACTAAGATATTGGTCTCGCTCTGGATTCGACAAATAGACAACGAAGGACGGAACATAGCTGTCGCCGAGCCGGTTCAGAGACACATTTGCCAAATAGGCATTGACCGCTTCGGTGCGATAACAATGGCCGACTCTGCCACTGCTACAATATTCCTTTATTACTCCACCGAAGACGTCGTTGGAGTGAATATTACAACACTAATACCCTTCATAAAACTCCCAGATCCGGACAGTAGAGAGATACCGAAGATCCTGCGCAAGCAGAGAGCCACAGGACGCACCACTGACAATGTTAAATTTCCGCTCTGCTTGCTTATAACTACACCGGAAGCGATTGGTTCTTCAACGACGCATTCCTGCAATACGTGCTTCAACATAACCGTGTGGGTTTTCCAAAATCTGAGTGGGCTTATTGTGGTAGATGAAATAGGCAACATTCAGACTTGCAATCAGCCGTTCTCTGTGTTGATGTTCGGATACGGCCaggaaaaaataacaaaaatgcATATATCTTCAATTTTACCTAACTTCGGCAAAGATTTTCGCGAAGATAAAAGCCCAAACGTCTCGAATACATCCATTACCAGCAATGATTGGGAGCCCGATACAGATCCGTTTATCGTTGACAACGAGTCCTCACTTCAATCTTGTAAAAAACTGTCCGCAATCCCACCTGCAAGTGAACATTCTCTCTACGACGCGGGACTCAATGGCGGAACCCACTTAAGCTGTAACCAGGAGGGTAACAGCGACATGATTTCCGAAATTCGTCCACTCGAAGACATTACAATAGACGAGATTTTGACACCAGTGAATCCCTCGAAAAAGTTCCCCTCTGACGAGTATGAAGAGTCGCTATCCCACCTAAATGAAATGAGCTTGGACAAGGTTAAGTCCCAATCTATAGAGGCTTGTGATGCTTCAAGCAGTAATCCAGCCACGAGGCTACTCAGTTCGATTAATGGAAACTTTCTGGGAGAGGCGATTCACGCTGATGGCACTGTCATAGACGTTGTGTACTCGGTATTGCTCCATGTGTTGCCCTGCTCCCGCCGAGTGTATTGCATTTGGGTGTGTCGAGACCCCTCCAATCGCTTAGAGAGCGACAAGTACAACTATGTCAATCTCACATCAACATTCAACAGCATGGCAAGCACTATCGAGCAGTCCCTGGGACAAGTAATTAAGACAACAGCAGCTCAGAATTCCAGCAGACCCAACTCTCTCTCATTGATGTCCAAATACGAAGACGAGCTGTACTCGGGGGACTATAGCAAGCACTACACTTCGATCCGGCAGATTGGCAAGGGAGCTTACGGCTATGTTAATATGGCTTTTCGGAACACTGATCGGCTATTGGTTATAACCAAGTTTATTTTGAAGGAGAAACTTTGCCCTCAATTTATGATTAAGAACCGGGATGGTAAGGAAGTTCCTATCGAGATCCACCTCCTGCAGACCTTAGATCACAAGAATATAGTATCGGTGTTAGATGTTTTTGAGAATGATTTATTCTACCAGCTGGTGATGGAGAAACACGGTTCGGGAATGGACCTATGGACGTTCATTGAACGACGGCCTTTAATGGAGGAGAAGTTGGGAAGCTATATTTTCCGGCAAATTGCGGATGCCGTCTATTATTTGCATGAGCAGAAAATACTTCATCGTGATATAAAGGACGAGAATATAATCATTGATCATCATTTTAACATAAAGCTAATAGATTTCGGTTCAGCGACATTCATGGAAGAAGGTAAATACTTTTCAACGTTCTATGGAACAACCGAGTACTGCAGTCCCGAAGTCCTGGCTGGCAATAGATATGTCGGTCCCGAGCTTGAAATGTGGGCCCTCGGCGTCACTCTGTACGTCTTAATGTTTTTCGAGAACCCATTTATCGACGTCGAAGATACTGTAAAGGCAGAAGTCCAAATACCAAAGATGGTATCGGAGCAGCTGAGTCGTCTTTTGACCTCCATGCTGAACAAAGATCCCAAATACCGCTGCACAATGCTGCAGCTAGTAAACGATCCCTGGCTCACGCAAGAAGTCAATTCTGCGCACTTTAATTTTGCATGGATTGTTCCATGCAAGGCGCATGAGGCAGAACCGGACACTCATTTCATGGGCTACTACTCCAGCACATCAGTGTTGTCAACCATTTCGCCGCAGGAGAGCTTCTCCCATATTGAAGACTGCTCCATAGGCGGGCCAGACGAGGACACAAAGCTGACggcaacacaaaaaacaggCATAAAACTATGGAAAAATAATGAAGGTAAGCGATGCAATGTCTATTaatgtatatttgtatttttttgaataagtATTTTTGGTTCTGTCTATGCCACAGATAAGCACAATAAGATGGAAACACTTTATGCGaagcaatttcaattgaattcctCAATCAGTAATCATGAACTGAGATTATCGCTTCCTGCTGCGAGCCACACTGagacagaaaaacaaatatgCTCTTCAAAATCGGAAAACGACATATTTAAACACAAACTTGAACCATGCGTCTCTGCCTATAACGTAGTTAGCTTGCACGACGTTAACACAAAACCTAGAACCCTGAATTTGAAGTAATATGATTTTGGTTTTATTATGTGTGTAAATTATTATGAGTGTCACCAATGTAAATAGCAGTATATGTGAAGAAGACAATTAAACAAAGGTCCTGGAATCTTTTAAAATGAACAAAATAAATCGAATATGTATATTACTGTTACTATCACAGTCTTTATGTTCGAATCGGGGATCCCACCATCCACCAAATACGCGTCACTCGTAGATCGGGGGAGATTTAGGTTACATGCCAATAGGTAATGTCTTACTTGGGAGATCCCAGTTAAAATCATCCTGTTGCTTGGTAATTTCATTCACCGGCGGTTATGATACTATACTCGTACCGTAGTTGTAAAAAATGTCCAACATATTATAGCGCAACAAATAACTGAataacattttaattgcatcATATGGAATTGTCAGATAATTAACACCTACACACATAGATATATTTGACTACGAAAAGTAAGCTGTAACTTAATATCTGTTTTAAAACAATGGATGCTTGTGCGACTGGATTGGATTATGTTTACTGTATGCCAAAAGCTCATATGAAATTGCGCGGtatttccattttttgttCAAAGCCATGGTTTGACATATTATAACTTTGGCCAATTCGTAGTACATTGAGCCATgtactatgtacatacatctatcCAGTTACCAACGATTGCTTAGTGAATACACCTCACAAACtttatacaaatacaatatatattacGTAATCACATGTATACTCTAAAATTGTTCTAAAATATTGTATTGGCGATGTCGTATTTACGGTCCCAATATCCTCCAGTATAGTTCCAATCTTCGGTTTTGGTGTGGGGGTTTGTTACAGGCTTAAACCATCTAAAAATAAGAATATTTCGTCATATTTTAGCTGTAGATCATGTAATTTATGGGTAAGATTGTTACCTTGGTGTCCAATTATCGCCATTAGTGGTTTTTCGATGCTTTCGAGTGTGTCTTTGCTTTTCTTCTAGGCGAGTCTTCTCCTTAGATGCACCATCTAAATTTCCTTCTTCGAGGTATAATATATCAGGTCGCAGACGAGAGTCGGTAGGGCAAAGTGTTAGCGGTggtttcatatttttatccATAGCATTAAGCTGCAGCGCAAAGTTTGTAAATTGGTAGTACTGCAAGTATGAGgttattgaaaataaaatcatataaGATATCCAATGTATTGTACCTCGTTGCAGTTGGAAGGTCGTGGCTTGCAACTCCATAATACGGTGGAGTCTGGTACATCAAGCGAATATGCAGAGTCGCTCTTTGGTATGTCATTTGTCTCTTGCTCAAGAGGTGGAATGTTGTCGCtctacaaaatattttgatgTTAAAAAAGAACTTATGTGTTTGGGATTCTCGAACTTACATCTTGTATGGACATGCTGCGAAAAGAGCTCAGCTTAAAGCTGTTCAATTTAGAAAACATCCTCTTCGGGGTTCCATCAGGCGAATCACCCGAGTCGCCACCGTCATTCTTTCTGGTTCCCAGTTTCATATATTGCGCATAGGATTCCGCAGAGCAGCATTTGATAAAGTCTGTCCATTTACCATACAGAAAGAATATATTCTTTTCGCTAAAAATATGTGATTCAAAAATTAAGATTCATTCTTCCGAGTTTTTCGCATCCTTTACCTTGAATCCCGTACAAAGCCCTCAACTCGATGCAAGTTTTTGGCCCCAGAACCAGCTGATTTGAAAGTTAGGTTCGCAATGTGACCGGTGGAATGATT is a window of Drosophila pseudoobscura strain MV-25-SWS-2005 chromosome 3, UCI_Dpse_MV25, whole genome shotgun sequence DNA encoding:
- the LOC6898445 gene encoding paxillin homolog 1, producing the protein MAATICCKCDKEIDDQAICSSGKSYHPEHFTCTECEKPIGMSEFKLLKNELVCSECFLKKHAPRCYACGSLIRERAIAAVGRKWHEECFKCVGCCQNLLTSTFFEVNGYLFCKDDFREAFSSRCAGCGEPIDKKAIVALNTKWHPRCFECFNCGERIATDNFNIEDGNPFCLKCSGEPTRNQITN
- the Phm gene encoding peptidylglycine alpha-hydroxylating monooxygenase is translated as MARKIGISMPCCYILLVNLISVYSLVDQGMYRRNSYESATGSTGSFPFLMPLVSPKTPDLYLCTPIKVDPTTTYYIVGFNPNATMNTAHHMLLYGCGEPGTTKSTWNCGEMAQATAEEKASPCGPRSHSQILYAWARDAQKVSLPAGVGFKVGKDSPTKYLVLQVHYAHVDRFKDGSTDDSGVFLDYTEKPLQKLAGTLLLGTDGIIPAMKTEHMESACEITENKVLFPFAYRVHTHEMGKVVAGYRVRSNSEGIQEWVQLGKRDPLTPQMFYNVTNTEPILSGDQLAMRCTIKNTRHRITKIGPTNEDEMCNFYLMYYVDHGETLDMKYCFSQGPPYYYWSNPDTGLHNIPHIEASTL
- the Pask gene encoding PAS domain-containing serine/threonine-protein kinase; the protein is MADQCGMVEPTNGESTYQDTSSILNMMDPNTFNMPPPNLHSSKGINPNKAIFTIDSNTGQIFIVNNKACHLLGYTSQELRNKSFFDLLNCKTESHISSLAEMQIDVDEGRVVLLSGKVIEMKTKQSTKILVSLWIRQIDNEGRNIAVAEPVQRHICQIGIDRFGAITMADSATATIFLYYSTEDVVGVNITTLIPFIKLPDPDSREIPKILRKQRATGRTTDNVKFPLCLLITTPEAIGSSTTHSCNTCFNITVWVFQNLSGLIVVDEIGNIQTCNQPFSVLMFGYGQEKITKMHISSILPNFGKDFREDKSPNVSNTSITSNDWEPDTDPFIVDNESSLQSCKKLSAIPPASEHSLYDAGLNGGTHLSCNQEGNSDMISEIRPLEDITIDEILTPVNPSKKFPSDEYEESLSHLNEMSLDKVKSQSIEACDASSSNPATRLLSSINGNFLGEAIHADGTVIDVVYSVLLHVLPCSRRVYCIWVCRDPSNRLESDKYNYVNLTSTFNSMASTIEQSLGQVIKTTAAQNSSRPNSLSLMSKYEDELYSGDYSKHYTSIRQIGKGAYGYVNMAFRNTDRLLVITKFILKEKLCPQFMIKNRDGKEVPIEIHLLQTLDHKNIVSVLDVFENDLFYQLVMEKHGSGMDLWTFIERRPLMEEKLGSYIFRQIADAVYYLHEQKILHRDIKDENIIIDHHFNIKLIDFGSATFMEEGKYFSTFYGTTEYCSPEVLAGNRYVGPELEMWALGVTLYVLMFFENPFIDVEDTVKAEVQIPKMVSEQLSRLLTSMLNKDPKYRCTMLQLVNDPWLTQEVNSAHFNFAWIVPCKAHEAEPDTHFMGYYSSTSVLSTISPQESFSHIEDCSIGGPDEDTKLTATQKTGIKLWKNNEDKHNKMETLYAKQFQLNSSISNHELRLSLPAASHTETEKQICSSKSENDIFKHKLEPCVSAYNVVSLHDVNTKPRTLNLK
- the LOC4804292 gene encoding oxysterol-binding protein-related protein 2, which translates into the protein MAEEDLIERVERTELPAPMISRREVSIWAILKNCIGKDLSKITMPVMLNEPLSFLQRLCEYMEYAQLLTQAARQDTPEDRMKYVAAFAVSALACNWERLGKPFNPLLGETYELQRDDYRIVCEQVSHHPPVSAFHAESNDFKFHGSINPKIKFWGKSVEVNPKGTVTIEFPKWKETYTWTNVNCCVHNIIVGTLWIEQYGKMVITNHSTGHIANLTFKSAGSGAKNLHRVEGFVRDSSEKNIFFLYGKWTDFIKCCSAESYAQYMKLGTRKNDGGDSGDSPDGTPKRMFSKLNSFKLSSFRSMSIQDSDNIPPLEQETNDIPKSDSAYSLDVPDSTVLWSCKPRPSNCNEYYQFTNFALQLNAMDKNMKPPLTLCPTDSRLRPDILYLEEGNLDGASKEKTRLEEKQRHTRKHRKTTNGDNWTPRWFKPVTNPHTKTEDWNYTGGYWDRKYDIANTIF